The Anolis carolinensis isolate JA03-04 chromosome 2, rAnoCar3.1.pri, whole genome shotgun sequence genome has a window encoding:
- the LOC100560234 gene encoding keratin, type II cytoskeletal 5 yields MSRQLNAKTFGSGKKFSAGSAIVFGAGRSQRSMGGGSGSYGLYSQSLYNLGGTKSISRSVVPGDLRRGGGFGGGGGGMFSLGGFADGGRTNGSFVNGRNGSGSFSYPPGHIQEVTVNQNLLAPLNLKIDPEIQEVRKEEREQIKCLNDKFASFIDKVRFLEQQNKILETKLNLLQQQPMPHLKRKADHTFEAYIHGLRKQLESLSTERGRLGSEWKNMQDLVEDFKRRYEEEINKRTTAENEFVLLKKDVDLAYMNKMELKTRTASLDKEVDFLRSLYEEEQAQMQSQVTDTSIILSMDNSRDLDMDVIIAEVKAQYEDMANRSRAEVDAMYQSKFQELQLTAGKHDDALKNSKTEILELNRLIHRLRAETGTVKKQCAFLQSSIAEAEERGETALKDAREKLTKLENATQKSNEELVRLLRDYQELLNVKISLDIEIATYKTLLEGEECRMSGECGGAVNISVVSNSSMLGGNGLGRVARLSGGRGGGGSSSESSRGIVGYSSGGGGSSHGLKIISTTSTSKRTTIR; encoded by the exons ATGAGTCGACAACTGAATGCAAAAACTTTTGGTAGTGGGAAGAAGTTTAGCGCTGGTTCTGCTATTGTTTTTGGAGCAGGAAGGAgtcaaaggagtatgggaggagGAAGTGGAAGCTATGGTCTTTACAGTCAGAGCCTTTATAATCTCGGGGGAACGAAAAGCATTTCCAGGAGTGTGGTTCCAGGAGACCTTCGACGTGGAGGTggatttggtggtggtggtggtggtatgttTAGTTTAGGTGGGTTTGCTGATGGTGGGAGAACCAATGGCAGCTTTGTCAATGGAAGAAATGGCTCAGGCTCTTTTTCCTATCCACCGGGTCATATCCAGGAAGTGACAGTTAACCAGAATCTCCTGGCACCGCTTAACCTGAAAATTGATCCAGAAATCCAGGAAGTGCGCAAGGAAGAGAGGGAGCAGATCAAATGCCTCAATGACAAATTTGCATCTTTTATTGACAAG GTTCGCTTCTTGGAGCAACAAAATAAAATCTTAGAGACCAAACTGAACCTTTTGCAACAGCAGCCCATGCCCCACCTAAAGAGAAAGGCTGATCATACATTTGAAGCCTACATACATGGCCTGAGAAAGCAGCTGGAGTCTCTGAGCACTGAAAGAGGAAGGCTGGGCTCAGAATGGAAGAATATGCAGGATCTTGTTGAAGATTTTAAGAGAAG GTATGAGGAAGAAATCAACAAGCGCACAACTGCTGAGAATGAATTTGTCCTGTTGAAAAag GATGTAGATTTAGCCTATATGAACAAGATGGAGCTGAAGACCAGGACAGCTTCTCTGGATAAGGAGGTCGATTTCTTGAGATCCCTCTATGAGGAG GAGCAGGCACAGATGCAAAGTCAGGTAACTGACACAAGCATTATCCTCTCCATGGACAACAGTCGAGATCTCGACATGGATGTTATCATCGCTGAAGTCAAAGCTCAGTATGAAGATATGGCAAATAGGAGTCGAGCTGAAGTAGATGCCATGTACCAAAGCAAG TTTCAGGAACTTCAGCTTACAGCTGGGAAGCATGATGATGCCTTGAAAAACTCCAAGACGGAAATTTTGGAACTGAATCGATTGATTCATAGGCTGAGAGCAGAGACAGGCACTGTGAAGAAGCAG TGTGCTTTTCTTCAGTCATCTATTGCTGAGGCTGAAGAACGTGGAGAGACAGCCCTTAAAGACGCCAGAGAAAAATTGACTAAATTGGAAAATGCAACACAGAAATCTAATGAAGAGTTGGTCCGTCTTTTGAGGGATTACCAGGAACTTTTGAATGTTAAGATATCACTTGACATTGAAATTGCTACTTACAAGACACTCCTGGAAGGCGAGGAATGCAG GATGTCAGGAGAATGTGGAGGTGCTGTAAACATAT cTGTAGTTAGCAACAGCAGCATGCTTGGAGGAAATGGCCTGGGCCGTGTGGCGAGACTgagtggaggaagaggaggtggaggTTCAAGTTCTGAAAGTAGCCGGGGTATTGTGGGATATAGTTCTGGAGGTGGAGGAAGCAGTCATGGCCTGAAAATTATATCAACAACTTCTACAAGCAAAAGGACAACAATAAGATAA